The Pecten maximus chromosome 6, xPecMax1.1, whole genome shotgun sequence DNA window TAGCTGACGAGCAAAATGTGAAAGTCATGAATCAAATACAAAACTTGCACAGCAGTTGAGGTCTCAGGTTAATGGATGCCCTGCTTTAATTAAGTTATGtttttttacaatatcaatatgaaaatgaataattatcatttgatatttttctacagataaatattgaatatattttaccttttttctgGCGCGCTTTGCCTGAACATCAAGTACCATGGGATTGAAGAAATCTGGCCTCTCTCTTCTTGTCCTTTCTGTACGTCGTATCTTAAAGCTTGCCTGTTCTTCCTCTGCTATTGACAAGAAGATATATATGGTTGAGTACTTAGTCCAAATCCACCCATAACCAAAGGGCTGGCAAGTCGTTGTAATTGGAAGACCTTTTTAAGCACAACCTTGGAAGGTATTTGGTGGTTTTGTCATTGATAATGATTaacatacataatatgtataattatagctagctatatatagctaatcTACCAAGTTACTGCATGTTGACAGTGCGGGTGTGTTCAAAAGCAGTGTTACAAAAATAGCTAATTAATTCCTAAagtggtatactgtatataacttatttttcacaaatcatattacatattatagattttattcaataaaatctATATGTGAGATATTATGTGTATGTAAAATCTAGATCTAGCTGTGATAACAAGCTCTGGACAATGGAAGGAtgatttctgacagatggtcgaTATATACCCCAGTATATATGCATATATGGTTACCtttatatagctacaatgtataaggctagtgggaatttccctttagcctatagctagtggtaggatgtttgccttgagtACGAGATCGAGGTCATTTTTAGTTTGAAGCTGTACGGTCAATTGTACTGgcaatgtatttttcattatatatatataccttcctataacatatagctatatattcaTTCTAACATCTTACTTTAAaaccactatatatatatctgcttACTGGGAGTTGATGGTTTCTTTGAGAACTGGTGCCCACATGGACAATGTTTGCAAGCCACTGGAATCTGGAACAATGAATCAAAATGATATTCAACACTTTAATATGTTGAATTTTTAGTTTAATTTATACAAGTAGAATAAAGCCGAAATAATATATCTTGATATACGTATATCAGTTGTCTTGACCATATATCTTAGAACACCCACAGGGATTCATTACAACTAACAaaacatatgatatatttgacccACCTCatagatgtatatattttagGTAGACCCTATATATTATTAATCATTTGTCTGATTTTAACAGATGAATCCCTGTGGTGCATCGCGCGATATCATCTGTGATCTATATGAGATGTATATATCTTACGGTATAAGTATGAGTAAACCAATACCCgtatacagatataataatCAAACGTGTTTTACAATCGGTATCAAATAAATGGTACAGATCTACTGCACTGAACAGCTGAAGTGAAGGCGAACGTAACATTGTAGTAGAATCTAGATAGAGTAGGCATTGTCTGTTGAAATATCATATAGCTAtgtcatatataatgttaaaGAAGAAGAAGGAAATCGCAAAAGATGAAGGAAATGATAAAATACCTGCTGATCGCATTTGGGACATTTCTTTACGACAGTTCTGTCGAAACTTTTCTTTCTAACGATTCTTGGCATGCTGCAATGTTTACATCCAAACAAAACCGGAAATGTATTAATATTGTAGCTAGCGCGCCACCTACATGAACATTTGCAACAAAGAAGAGGTTCGACGCTCAGCACCCACTGAATTTATATTACTGTATCtacttttttatttcattttaattttttattatttttaaattgaaaaatatattaaaaataaattccatataaaTTTCTTGaacatttcttttatttcaaattttgtttcgATACTAATGTCAATTTTTAAATGGTAGAAGACAGGTGAATTACATGTTAAAGTCTTAATTTCAAATTGaagattatttcatttaattgaaTATAAGAGAACAAAAAATAGTGTAAGTCCATAGATACGTGACGATGCGCCATTGGTAAACCTCGTAATGATCAAATTTGCCCTTTGTTCAAATGATGTTGCTGACgagtatcattatttatttgttagtATTTATGAATAAGTATGCgaaaattagaaatatatacattccaGACTATTATTGCACATACCTTAATCAGACAAAAAAGAAAGGTTCAGTTTCTCTATACAATGTTTGTGTGCTTTCAAATGTCAGTATGATTGTTGAATGACTTGAACAAAATCTAAAGTGTGTATATGATTTTTTGTGTTCCGCCATTTGTAAAATTTGCTTTTTGTATGTGACCTCTTGAAAACACACATACTATGCATGTCAGAGTGAATAATAAAAATCTTAAATCTGTTAAATATAGCCAGATAAGATcatgtatttttgaaattaaacatattgtattgtcaTGAAAGTGACAAGGGGACTAGATAAGCAcaattctttatttatttatttttttatttgtttgtttttgggtttttttttgttttctttttctttttatctcAATACATACATAACCTAAATTCTGAGTTGCTGATCCACAGACGTCGGCATGTCCTCGTTGTTGGTTGAACTGGTATGTGGTTTATGACGTCGATGTCAGACCTCTGTTCAGGCAACGCGAGAGGGCCGATGGTCGGGACCACCGTTACCTAAATCCTCCCCTGGCAAGTCTTGCCCTGTCCATCCTGTAAGTCCAAAGGACCGGGCAGCTCCTCGGGACGGACAAGGGTGCAGCGAATCGGTCCTTGTCGGTCTTTTTTTCCTTCCAATATGCTGGCCAGTGTATGATACCCTTCCCTTTACAAATATCACACAGATGTATATAGTTTTTggtatatattctgtcaaaTGAGCGATGGATAAATATCAtcaattgaagaaaaaaaatctattattgTTACATTTCTTAAACTGGTTCAACGTCAAATTTATTCTAATGACGTAATGCTTTACAATTTTTGAGATAGCATTATGTGGATACCTTTCTGTTATTATCAGCCCGTGATATCAATAACGTAATCGTGTAAAATTGTGGATTAATCTGTATGGCGAAGATGTGTGTGGCAGAGAAAAAACAAATCTACGGATTTTGATTCAGCATGACAGGTTCTCAACAATTCTCATGCTCGGAAACTTAAGTAACTTCTCCGTCCTTCTGGAAGTGATTCACCGACTCGCATGTAAAGAAGTATTAAGTGAAATATCGCCATAAGGACTGTAGGTTATCCCGTCGGAAGTTAATAAATTATGTCCATGTAACTTGACATTATGTCAACATTCAACGTTAAGGGTCGAAAAGCAGATGTGAATTTCGTTGTTATAGAGCAGGGCTTCGGAATGATCTCCTGTTGCGATAGGGAAACAACATACGTTGTACTATGTGCACATAAATTAAAAGGctatttatatatgtccaaATTTTACGGAAATGCATTTTTCTATTGTGTTGgctggtttgtttttgttcaaagaGTTTTGTCGTTAGTGAACACTCCTTTATGTAGGCGTTTAGGGATTTATGACAGTAATCCTATCACGTCTCCTTCGTTCGATTGAATGATATGTTATAAATAGGATTGAACTTTTTAAAATCTCCAATACAGGTGTAAAGTGGAATCAAGGTCCACGTGGAATCGACCCAAATAACGATTAATACAGGAGTCTTATTTTAGATAAGTTTTTCGTAAAAGTTACGATAACTGCAGGATTAGGAACAGTATCCGGTACACatgtcaatgttactactctatacacacaTGTAAATGTTACTATTCTATACACACGTGaatgttactactctatacatgtcaatgttactactctatacacacgtcaatgttactac harbors:
- the LOC117329373 gene encoding UPF0547 protein C16orf87 homolog isoform X2 — translated: MPRIVRKKSFDRTVVKKCPKCDQQIPVACKHCPCGHQFSKKPSTPTEEEQASFKIRRTERTRRERPDFFNPMVLDVQAKRARKKSQNSPQVQVVETPPPVQVEKETPSRKRRGRPKQTPTKSVPEVEEKLLPIEDDMCVKLQPEKALQFNIILSDLNRKFSLQNFQPF